One window of Sphingobacteriales bacterium genomic DNA carries:
- a CDS encoding VCBS repeat-containing protein has protein sequence MKLSQLIALCVFHIISSVGYIVQAQGDYGAETFIMPKIYSPSDIKLADIDGDDDLDIVICTLADHKVVWYENLGLGIFNPEYHLIANQLSYMRLGVADLDNDGDMDIVAGSYSTNKICLYLNNGTGYFSPPVTISDSFLTTTSICLYDLDGNGTIDIVATSSLGNKVSWFPNIGGGNFGSEQVLTTNVNNPIRLDVIDMNNDGLTDILVTGYSDSNIQLFLNIGSTTYSSALNVGTVYGIRDFTVYDLDNDGDLDIAVIYEISLGVNVIKTYRNNGAFVPLFYQGSFPISGVSPYSIEVADINSDGWADLFYSASNKIAWLPSSGGVSFGSDITVSTETYADNYREMCTSDLNSDGFLDIIAISQTDYSAFWFANNGSGIFSLPNYVVGLPDFSSREVQVIDIDGDWMKDVVSANTGSLAWFKNDGSPDFGVPNPVVILTGAVSFFAADLDNDGDNDIASVAQTNNNIMWNENDGLGNFSPPQIITTSIIGPNYITVADIDNNGTNDVLYSSSSEKKIAFNLNNGAGSFSAQQVIDTLCTGVIKVLATDINNDGYLDVIAGTVVSTTSTSTIYLYFNDGANNFSPPQFITSPSTGFRDMDMNDFNNDGYLDLCVVYTNKLVWYSNNGNGTFAPAQIIYIQLFNQGISIIDLDQNGTKDIVIANIYGQLLWFSHEGNGSFASPVFITPTMSNVRDFCFDDIDYDNDLDLFVARSYILSWFKNLGLAIQTYINNAPCVNASNGSISVFVTALQNAPYTYQWSLNGGADTGSGVADTDNFTIDNLAAGNYDITVTNAAGSAAYTSIILDAVQGNVFEVQGIVTTNSSNSLPNGSIQITLSGGQPPYLFQWEGLVSGTGEADDSTYTLTNLFAGTYDISITDATNSLIQYTVSLLDETTPPNTCSSPLDIVILNDASGSVDVIEYEEAKLFFVDLINALNIGMADSQSRVAVIEWSHDTTEVRIPMTGNLSELQDYVSYNRLFEGGTNPNAALTYGKDYLSGVLRPFATPILILSTDAFSYQISSSLIALADVYKAQGYVIITIAFDDAFSNDYTRNILTQTASLPLLAPGAPAYSLLDNTLANNIVNLYVCPSDPGSSNSYYFSRDGAITLTDITPIGDCPNPNGVTITYTVAAQQQLALPAGTPVTFYFNNPAMFSSTPILTTLIPCAIPAGESETFTITLPVTTPANIWAVLNDNGSQYPPVSFPITDISESIYSNNIADISVCTGDYPVLSAHLYTTTPQPVCGNTVFYVADVCNIGNADAVDVVVANQVPAGFVLVAENPFLNNCATQSINAAGSYLIPAGCCLSIVYQYEVSGADNGFYNDQDVLLWGPSGQTYLNFDGATTSSEDVTVNGDINCPSDIVLFEKSVSVTDICEEGFLTYTFSIHNQTNVALLGVQFADILPPPCIWAAEPYQLSGLSIGQTTIAGTQSAVFNIAYIQPNTVATFSLDVYLNNWANTGSLSNTATLAGLPVFANGNGAALAAQSPDVAVTALPVILTQPNVYITSCQQAHLTATVTGSESINWVSAGDGYFTNPHAPQTTYIPGSADTIQGIIPISITVLNDCGETGRTIHLHIDPPPVCNDFDCSTTDTLNAETCLCEFTSVPLPDCDDNNDLTTDTYNLQTCVCEHTQPLPVMLLPNAFSPNGDNGNDFFQAVSNYAVTEFYLAVYNRWGQKVFESTDIDQSWNGTYQDRQAPIGVYVWFVNYRFTGDVQPREAKGNVTLIR, from the coding sequence ATGAAACTTTCTCAACTTATCGCTCTTTGTGTTTTTCATATAATTTCTTCAGTTGGGTACATTGTACAAGCTCAGGGGGACTACGGGGCTGAAACGTTTATTATGCCCAAGATATATTCTCCCTCGGATATAAAACTGGCAGATATAGATGGGGATGATGATTTGGATATAGTGATATGTACCTTAGCTGACCATAAAGTGGTTTGGTATGAGAACTTGGGTTTGGGCATATTTAATCCTGAATATCATCTAATTGCTAATCAACTGTCATATATGCGTTTGGGTGTTGCAGATTTGGATAATGATGGTGACATGGACATTGTGGCAGGGTCTTATTCAACCAATAAAATCTGTTTATACCTGAACAATGGCACCGGTTATTTTAGTCCGCCAGTAACAATAAGCGATTCGTTTCTTACCACCACAAGTATTTGTTTGTATGATTTAGATGGAAACGGAACGATTGATATTGTTGCCACTTCTTCTCTGGGAAATAAAGTTTCGTGGTTTCCAAATATTGGGGGGGGCAATTTTGGGAGTGAACAGGTTTTGACAACTAACGTAAATAATCCAATAAGATTGGATGTTATAGACATGAATAACGATGGATTGACTGATATATTGGTAACCGGTTATTCTGATTCTAATATACAATTGTTTCTTAACATTGGTAGCACTACATACAGCTCTGCTCTTAATGTTGGTACGGTGTACGGTATTAGAGATTTTACAGTGTATGATTTAGACAATGATGGAGATTTAGACATTGCTGTGATTTATGAAATATCCTTGGGTGTAAATGTTATCAAAACTTATCGGAATAATGGAGCCTTTGTCCCATTGTTTTACCAAGGTTCATTTCCCATTTCAGGTGTTTCGCCCTATTCGATTGAAGTTGCAGATATTAATTCAGATGGATGGGCAGATTTGTTTTATTCGGCATCAAACAAAATTGCTTGGCTGCCAAGTTCAGGAGGGGTTTCCTTTGGCAGTGATATAACCGTTAGTACAGAAACTTATGCCGATAATTATAGAGAAATGTGCACATCAGACCTAAACAGCGATGGTTTTTTGGATATAATTGCAATATCACAAACTGATTATTCTGCTTTTTGGTTTGCAAATAATGGGAGCGGTATTTTTAGTTTACCGAATTATGTGGTTGGGTTACCTGATTTTTCTTCCAGAGAAGTGCAAGTAATAGACATAGATGGAGATTGGATGAAAGATGTTGTTTCTGCAAATACAGGAAGTTTGGCATGGTTTAAAAACGACGGATCACCTGATTTCGGAGTTCCAAATCCTGTTGTTATTCTTACCGGAGCGGTATCGTTTTTTGCTGCCGATTTAGATAACGACGGAGATAACGATATTGCAAGTGTTGCGCAAACCAACAATAATATAATGTGGAATGAAAATGATGGTTTGGGGAATTTCAGTCCCCCGCAGATCATTACTACATCTATTATTGGTCCAAACTATATAACTGTTGCAGATATAGATAACAACGGCACAAATGATGTGTTATACTCCTCATCATCGGAAAAAAAAATAGCTTTCAACTTAAACAACGGAGCTGGTTCATTTTCTGCTCAACAAGTGATAGATACGCTTTGTACCGGTGTGATCAAAGTTCTTGCCACTGATATTAACAATGATGGGTATTTAGATGTGATTGCCGGTACAGTTGTTTCAACAACTTCTACCTCAACTATTTATTTGTATTTTAATGATGGTGCTAATAATTTTTCGCCCCCGCAATTTATAACATCTCCCAGTACGGGTTTTAGGGATATGGATATGAATGATTTTAACAACGATGGTTATCTGGATCTATGTGTAGTCTATACCAATAAATTAGTTTGGTACAGCAACAACGGAAATGGCACTTTTGCACCGGCTCAAATAATTTACATCCAATTATTTAATCAAGGTATATCTATCATTGACCTTGATCAAAATGGCACAAAAGATATTGTTATTGCTAATATTTATGGGCAACTGTTATGGTTTTCACATGAGGGTAACGGCAGTTTTGCATCCCCGGTATTTATTACTCCTACTATGTCAAATGTCAGGGATTTCTGTTTTGATGATATTGATTATGATAATGACTTAGACTTGTTTGTTGCGAGAAGCTATATCCTTTCCTGGTTTAAAAATTTAGGATTAGCGATACAAACATACATCAACAACGCCCCTTGCGTAAATGCAAGCAACGGCTCCATTTCTGTATTTGTAACGGCGCTGCAAAATGCTCCCTATACCTATCAATGGAGTTTAAACGGCGGAGCAGATACCGGCAGCGGCGTTGCCGATACAGACAATTTCACCATTGACAACCTGGCTGCCGGCAATTACGACATAACGGTTACTAACGCAGCAGGCAGTGCGGCTTATACTTCCATTATTTTAGATGCCGTTCAGGGCAATGTGTTTGAGGTTCAGGGAATCGTTACCACAAACAGCTCTAATTCACTGCCAAACGGCTCTATACAGATTACCTTATCGGGAGGGCAACCGCCATATCTGTTTCAATGGGAAGGGTTAGTTTCCGGAACCGGTGAAGCCGACGATTCTACATATACCCTTACAAACTTGTTTGCGGGAACTTACGATATTTCCATTACGGACGCAACCAATAGTTTGATTCAATACACCGTTTCTCTGCTCGATGAAACAACTCCCCCGAATACTTGCAGTTCTCCGCTCGATATAGTTATTTTAAACGATGCTTCAGGCTCGGTGGATGTTATAGAATACGAAGAGGCTAAACTGTTTTTTGTAGATTTAATAAACGCGCTGAATATCGGCATGGCCGACTCTCAAAGCAGGGTAGCGGTCATAGAATGGTCGCACGATACAACAGAAGTACGCATTCCTATGACCGGAAATTTAAGCGAATTGCAAGACTACGTTTCGTACAACCGGCTTTTTGAAGGAGGCACCAATCCCAATGCAGCCTTAACTTATGGAAAAGACTATTTGTCAGGTGTGTTAAGACCTTTCGCAACGCCTATTTTAATACTTTCTACCGATGCTTTTTCCTATCAGATAAGTTCCTCTCTGATTGCTTTGGCAGACGTTTACAAAGCACAAGGCTATGTAATAATTACCATTGCTTTTGATGATGCTTTCAGCAATGATTATACCCGCAATATCCTCACCCAAACAGCGTCCTTGCCATTATTGGCACCCGGCGCACCCGCTTATTCGCTGTTAGACAATACTTTGGCAAATAATATTGTGAACCTTTATGTTTGCCCTTCCGACCCGGGCAGCAGCAATTCGTACTATTTTTCGCGCGATGGTGCCATTACGCTGACAGACATTACCCCAATAGGCGACTGTCCTAATCCCAACGGCGTTACGATTACTTACACGGTTGCCGCCCAACAACAACTTGCCTTACCTGCCGGTACGCCCGTTACTTTTTATTTCAACAACCCCGCAATGTTTAGCTCAACTCCCATATTGACTACGCTTATTCCCTGTGCCATACCTGCCGGCGAATCGGAAACTTTCACCATTACCCTGCCGGTAACAACGCCTGCCAATATATGGGCAGTATTGAACGATAACGGAAGCCAATATCCTCCCGTCAGTTTTCCTATAACCGATATTTCCGAAAGCATTTACAGCAATAATATCGCCGATATTTCTGTCTGTACCGGCGATTATCCCGTTTTGTCGGCACATCTATATACGACCACACCGCAACCGGTATGCGGCAACACCGTTTTTTATGTAGCAGATGTTTGCAATATCGGTAATGCCGATGCGGTGGATGTGGTGGTAGCGAATCAAGTTCCGGCAGGTTTCGTTCTTGTTGCGGAAAATCCATTTCTTAATAACTGTGCAACGCAAAGCATCAATGCTGCGGGAAGCTACCTTATTCCTGCCGGCTGTTGCCTGTCAATTGTTTACCAATATGAAGTGTCGGGTGCCGACAACGGTTTTTATAATGACCAGGACGTGTTGCTATGGGGTCCGTCCGGACAAACTTACCTTAATTTTGACGGCGCAACTACCTCTTCGGAAGATGTAACCGTCAATGGGGATATCAACTGTCCTTCAGATATTGTGTTGTTTGAAAAGTCGGTATCGGTTACCGATATATGCGAGGAAGGTTTCTTAACCTATACCTTTAGTATTCACAACCAAACCAATGTAGCACTACTTGGTGTTCAATTTGCCGATATATTGCCCCCGCCTTGTATTTGGGCAGCCGAACCTTACCAACTTAGTGGGTTAAGCATAGGGCAAACCACCATTGCCGGTACTCAATCTGCTGTGTTTAACATAGCATATATTCAACCAAATACGGTTGCAACGTTCAGCTTAGACGTATATTTGAACAATTGGGCAAATACAGGCAGCCTGTCCAACACTGCTACGCTTGCAGGGTTGCCAGTTTTTGCAAACGGTAACGGTGCCGCCCTCGCCGCCCAATCGCCGGATGTTGCCGTAACGGCACTACCGGTCATACTTACGCAACCGAATGTGTATATAACCTCCTGTCAACAGGCCCATCTTACTGCCACCGTTACCGGAAGCGAATCCATTAACTGGGTAAGTGCCGGAGACGGATATTTTACCAACCCTCATGCACCGCAAACCACCTATATTCCCGGCTCTGCCGACACCATTCAAGGTATTATACCCATCAGCATCACTGTTTTGAACGATTGCGGAGAAACCGGCAGAACAATCCATCTGCATATTGATCCCCCTCCTGTTTGCAACGACTTCGATTGCAGTACAACCGACACCCTTAATGCCGAAACCTGCCTTTGCGAATTTACTTCCGTTCCCTTGCCCGATTGCGACGATAACAATGACTTAACAACCGATACCTACAACCTTCAAACCTGTGTTTGCGAACATACGCAACCCTTGCCGGTGATGTTGTTGCCCAATGCTTTCAGCCCTAACGGGGATAACGGAAACGACTTCTTTCAAGCTGTTTCCAATTATGCCGTTACCGAATTTTATTTGGCGGTTTACAACCGTTGGGGGCAAAAAGTATTTGAATCTACCGATATAGACCAAAGCTGGAACGGTACTTACCAAGACAGGCAAGCACCCATAGGCGTTTATGTTTGGTTTGTCAATTACCGTTTTACCGGCGATGTCCAACCAAGAGAAGCAAAAGGCAATGTAACTTTAATAAGATAA